Genomic segment of Novosphingobium decolorationis:
GTCGATCGACGAGAAATCGCAGATACAGGCGCTCGACCGCACCCAGCCCGGCCTGCCGATGAAGAAGGGCCGCGCCGGTACCCTGACCCATGACTACAAGCGCCACGGCACGACCACGCTGTTTGCTGCACTCAACGTACTCGACGGAACCGTCATCGGGCAGAACATGCAGCGTCACCGCCACCAGGAGTTCATCCGCTTCCTCAATCGGATCGAGCGCGAAGTGCCCAAGGATAAGGCGATCCACGTGATCCTCGACAACTATGCCGCACACAAGAAGGACAAGGTCCAGGAGTGGCTCGCCCGCCATCCGCGCTGGACTTTCCACTTCACGCCAACTTCTTCCTCATGGCTCAATGCCGTCGAGGGCTTCTTCGCAAAGCTGACCAGGCGGCGCCTCAAGCACGGCGTCTTCCACTCCGTCGTCGAGCTCCAGGCTGCCATCAACCGGTTCATCCGGGAGTACAATGCCGATAACCCCAAGCCCTTCATCTGGAAGGCCAATCCGGATGACATCATCGCCGCTCGAAATCGAGGGTTCCAAACGTTGGAGTCAATCCACTAGGTCATGATGGTAGGTGCACGATTGTCCGAGGAACTGGTGGCCGAGATCGATCGTCTCGCCATCGCCCAGGGACAGAGCCGTGCGTCGTGGATCGCCAGCACCTTGCAGCGCGCGGCGCTTTCATCGCAGAACGACAACCTGCCTGTGACCGAGGTGCAGGGCAGGGGCCATCCCGACGATTATGTGCGTGTCACTGTTCGTCTTCATCGCCACGAAATCGATGCGATCGAGGATGTGGCCGGGCCGTTGCACCTCACCCGAAATGAATGGATCAAGCGCACCTTGCGTTGGGCTTTGTGGGACAAGGCGGGGGCGCTGCGGCTTGCACCTGTGAGCCAGACCGAGCTTGGCAAGCTGCGTAAGCAGATCCTGGCGATTGGCCGAAACATCAACCAGGCCGTGCACGCGATGAACGCGGCCAACCAGCCTGAGAGCCGCCTCGAAATGCATCGCGTGGCCGCGCAGTTTCTAGAGACCTGCGCCGACCTGAAGGCGCTAGTGTTCAAGACCCGGCGCGAGCTTTCGTCCTATGTCGGCGGCGAAGTCGGCTACTGGGTCGAGGCGCACAAGGCACAAGACGAGGACGGAGAGGGTGAGCTTTCGCTTCACACCCGGCACGCTCGACAGCCTCGCGGGCGTCTATGCGCCGCCCAAGAAGCGCAAGCCAGGAAGCGGCGGCGGGAAGGCGTCGGCTCCGAAAGCGGGGGGAACGCTCCTTGCCTTCGCGGTCTCTTCAATGCTTCCTTCCCCGTCCAAACCGAGGAACGAGAACCGGCCCAGCGCACAGGCCAAGCATGCTTTTGGCGGTAGCACTTCGGCGTCCGCAACGGGTCGCGCCGTTCGTACCATGGAGCGCACGGCGCGGCGCGCGCCGGAGGTCGTCGTGCGCATCACCGGGCGCCAGCATGGTGGGGGCATGTCCTTGCAAACTTCTCCTACATCAGCCGTCTGGGGCATGGCGAGGACGTCCAGGTGCCTCTCTACACGAGCGATGGCGATGTTCTTCGCGATGGACAGGACATGCGCATTCTTGCCCAGGACTGGCAGGAGTGGGAAGTCGGAGGCGATGATCGGCGCAAGGGCGCGACCTCGATTTCGATGGTCCTTTCGATGCCGGCCGCGACCGACCCCGAGGCGCTGAAGGCGTCGGCGCTTGATTTTGCGCGTGAGGAATTTGCCAATCGCTCGTGGGTTGCCGCTCTGCACGTCGACCGCGATCACCCGCACGTTCACCTGACAATTGCACGTCGTGATCATGATGGGCGGCGGTTTCACCCGAACCGTGATGATCTCTTTCGGTATCGTCAGCGCTTCGCGCAGAAGCTGCGTGATCGAGGAGTCGAAGCGAACGCCACGCCTGCCCGCGCGCGTGGGATCGATCCCAAGCACGAGCCTATTGCTGCGAAGAAAATGCGCGAGAAGGGACAGGTTCCTCGCATCGACAAGAGCCGTGCCGAGCGGGCCGACGTGTTTCGGGAGCGCGGCATTCCCGATCCTGTGAAGAAGGTCCTGGCCGATCGTCATGCGACGGTTTTGCAGACATATGCCAAGTCGATCACAGAGCTTTCGTCTTCCCCGTCCCTGGCCGATCAGGTGCGGGCACAGATGCTATCCAAGTTCATCGAGACGATGCCGGAGCCCGAAAGCAATTCGGAACGAGCCGCTCGAATTGGCTTGGTGTCGTCAGAGCGGGATCTATCTTCAACTTCGGATGATCCCCTTGCGCTTGCACTGAAGCGTTCGGCGGAAATGACGAAGCGCCTCCGAGAAAAGGCCGCTCGTGAGCCTTCATTTTCGAGCACCAACCTTCGTCAGGATCGTTCCCCTGACGGTTCTCTTGCCGAGCGTCAGAACGATCTTTCGAATGGCAACCGCGAGAAGAGTGCCCGCGAGGCGATCAATCGAATGGATGATTTGGTTCGTAATGCTCGCGACGTGGATCGCGAGCAGCGCGAGCGTAATCGCTCAAAGGATAGGGGAGGGCCCGAGCGTTGAGCGAACATGGGACCGAGCTGGTGCTGGCTGCTATTCTCGATGCGATTACCCTGTTGCGTGGTGAAGTTTCTGCGATCGCGGATCGGCAGGATGAAATTCAGTCGCGTCTGGACCATATAGACGCGGGTCTGGCTCCTGTGACCGATGTTCTTCCCGGTTTGGAAATGGTCCTGGCTCATCAAGACGCTGATCGCGGCTTCCAAACTGAAATGTTCCGACGAACGGCGGAACTGGCAGCGCTTACCCATGCTGCGGCTTCAGGTAGGCCCTCTACGCTTCCGGATGATCTGGCCGACCACCCGATACTGGAGCGCTTTGCGTACTTCCAACCTTCGGAAAGGGGATCCAGCGATGTTGCTCTGGCCCGCTGGGGGCAGACGGTGAAGGTGGCCTCGACTGAGGAACTGATCGAGGTTCTGAAGTCCCAATACACCCCTTCGCCCACTGAGTTCGTAGACGTGCGTGTGCTTCGTTTTCGCATGGCTGCGATCACACGCGATGAATTGCAGAACCGCAGTGCGCCCTTGCCAACCGAGCAGGCTCCGGGCTGTATGCGAGACGGTTCATCTATGTCGAAGCAGGCGCGTTTTGCGGAGCTGGCGGCACTATGGCGCGCGGGCGATAGCATCGCCTTACAAGGTGAAGCTGAGCTGGCTGGCGCCATTGACTATTGGATTGCTACGCGTGAACGCTTGTTGTCCGAGGGGCAGACAGTGGCCGTAGTCGACCAGGTGATGTCTAAGCTTCACCAGAAGCTGGATGATGATTTAGTGGCCGGAAGCCTTGTGGCTAGGGATAGCAATGCGCTACACGAAGGAATGGCGCTAGATCGAGATCCAGGGCTCAGCTTGCCCCAACGGGGCTGACTTGCATACGCGCAAACATTTTGTTGCGTTTTCGCTAACCTGAGTGTATATCAAAGGGGTCACGGGCCGCCACACGCCTCCTTGGAGGGTGCAAAAGGGCGGCCCTTCTTATTTGAATGCCGCAAAATCCTTACAATAAGCCCCATGCGACGGCCCTGGAGCGGGTTACGCATCTCCGTGCGCGGGGATTGGTGGTCAAGCGTCCTAAGGTGGCGGCGCGGAAAATTGACCTGATTGGCTATGAGCGGCTTAGAATTTATTTCCTAAGCCGTCGGCAGCTTTCGCTCCCCGACCGGCCTTTCGTCCCGAACACCACATATCAGCACATTTTGCGCTTATATGAATGCGACATGCGATTGCGCGATGCCTGCTTCGCTGCGGTCGGGCAATTCGAAATCCTATTGCGCAACGCGATCTCGGAAACGCTGAGTGATGCCTTTGGCAGCCATCCGTATTACGAATTGGGGGCCTTCAAGGATGCTGTCGCTAATCTGAGCGCCATTCAGACTTTTGGCAAGGTATACGTATCGTCGAAAGATCAGAGGGCTAAGCATTATAAAGAAACATACAGCGAGCCAGCGCTGCCACCTATCTGGACGATGAAGGAATTTCTGACTTTCGGTGCTTCCTCGGTCATTTATAAGTCGCTGGAAGGGTCTTTGAAGACGAAAATTGCAACGCAGTTCGGCGTTTCCAGCGATCAGGTATTCACTCATTGGCTCGATTGTCTGGTCGATTTGCGCAACATGTGCGCTCACCATGACCGCTTATTCAACCGTAGTTTCCAGAAGCAGCCCAGCAGGTTGCGCCGCGCCGGGATACCTGCTGCCCCGCCTCAAAAATTGAAAGCCATTCTTGAATGTCTTGATTATCTTATGGAGCAACGGGGAGCGAAAATTTCCATCGTATTGAAGGTGCAGCGCATTATAGCCAAATTCCCCGAAATGCGGCCTGCTGAGGCTGGATATTAGGCGCTAAAGGGCACTATTGAGAAGCCTTACACTGCCTCTTTCATCACAATGAAGAGCTTTTGAAAAAGCTTTTCCGCCTGTTCGTCGTCAGGTGTAACTCGCAGTTCATGAACGAGCTTTGTGTCAAGAGGGCGGGTACAGCTTTGCCTTGAGCCCGCATATTCCTCGCCGCTCGCCTCCGCAGCCGTGATGACGCGAAGGCTTCGCGCCGGAACGGAAGGATCGGGGCGGATCGTCGGCATCGCTGGCGCTTGCACCTTCGTCAGCGCGAGCATGTCTTTCTCCTGATAGTAGCGGATCTTCTTGCCGTAGACGGGCGGGATGCCCGATCGCAGTACGATCAGATCCTTCTCGGGTAGCAAGAGCAGCTCTTGCGGGAGCAGGAGAGCGCGGCGCTGATCGGATTCCGATACCGAACCGCCACCACGGCCCAGGCGCCGAACGAACGAGACTTCGCGCGGAAGGTGTAGGTGCCCAGGCGCTCCGAGACGTTCTTGGCGTCGTTGATCTCCTTGGGCCGCATGACGATCTGCACGCCGCAGTTCGCGGAGATTTCCTTGGCCACCTTGTCGCCGTAGATGTGATCGAGCTGGGAGAAGTTCTGGATCACGGGCAGGAGACGGATGCCATAACCCGCCACATAGCTGAAGCCGCTGGCGATGACCGAGGCCCGGCCGAGGCGGGTGAACTCGTCGAGCAGAAGGAGCAGGCGCACGTTGTGCCGGTCGGCCGAGGGCAACTCGCGCACGTTGAGGTCGATGAGCTGCTGGAAAAGCAGGTTGTAGATCGGCGCGACCCGCTCGAGGTCATCGGGCGAGACGCCGAGGTAGAGCGAGATCCGCTTGTCGCGGAACTGGCGCAGATCGAAGTCACTCTCGGCCGTTGCCGCATCGACATAGGGGTTGAGCCAAAGGTTGATCTTGGCCGTCACGGACTGGCGAATGGACGTGAAGGTGTTGTCCGACGAAGAAATCCAGTCGCGCAGCGCAGAAATGCATGCGCCAGAGAGAGGCTTTCCGGCCTGTTCGCGCTGCTTGATGATTTTGGGAAGCGGCGCCGGGCATCACCGGCGGCGAATTGGCGATAGACCTCGCCGATCGTGAAGGGCAGGGCGTCCTCGCCATCGTCGACGGTGACCGCGACATAGGCCGAGACCCCGAGGAAGGCTGTGCGTGCGCTTTCGGCCCAGAAGTTGTCGCCGGTCAGGGGGAGCGGGAACAGCATGGCCCCGATCTTCTGCAGCTCGTTGATGATCTCGACGGGATCGCGCCGGTTGATGTGGCCGAGCGGATTGTAGCGGCACGTCCGTCCTTCCTCGTCGAGCGGGTTGAACAGGAGCGTCTTCTGGCGAAGTTGCCTGGCGCGGTAGCCCGAGGTCAGGTCCCAGTTCTCCTGCTTCACATCGAGGACCACGACGGAATCGGGCCACGACAGCAGGTTCGGGATCACGACACCCACGCCCTTACCGGCCCGGGTCGGGGCTTCGAGCATGACATGCTCGGTTCCGCCGAAGCGCAGGAACCGGCGTTGAAGCGCCCCGGATGATGCCGGCGCCTTCCAGCAGTCGGGCTTCCTTCACTTCGCCAAAGCGCGCCCAGCGCGCCTCGCCGTGCAGTTTTTGCGCGGTGAACATCGAGGCAAAGACGCCGGCCAGGCACAGAGCGAAACTGATCGCGAAGCCGAGAAGGAACGGCTGCCAGACGATCGGCATGGATTTCATCGACCAGAGCGCGCCGGGCACTTTCGCCCAGGGTGTTTGCATCGAGAGCAGATGCGCGCGCCACAGCACCGTGATCGCACCGATCGCGGCGCTGACCACGAGGCCTACGATCATGAGAAAGGCAATGGCGCCCGGTTGGGACGCCCCGGATTGCGAACCATCTTGCCGCTCATGGGGCACTCCTTTGGTTGTCAGTCGTGAGGTTTGCCGGCCGGATCGAACCACACTTCGGTCATCCGGTAGCGGGCCGGTCGGCCGTCGCTGGGAGGAAGGCGGTGCATCTGCACCACAATGTCGACGAGCGAGCGCAGCAGGGCGCGAATGTCGTGGCGGTCGAGGTCGTTTCCGCCTTCGGATTCCTTGACGAGCAAAGTGAGCTGCTCGAGCGCGCCTTCAGCGGTATTGGCGTGGACGGTCGTGATTGAGCCGGGGTGTCCGCTGTTGACGTTGCGCAGATAGAAGAACGCCGTTCCATCGCGCAGCTCCTGGAGGAGAATGCGGTCGGGCCGCATACGCAGGGCCGATTCCAGCAGCTCCTTCGCGCCCGCCTTCTGCAGACCGTGCCCATCCTTGGAATACATCATGTGGACCCGGTTGCGCTGGGGCACGACCAGTTCGCGGGTATCCTCGATCGTCAGCACGCGCTCGAAGTCGGGGATCAACTTGATGAGGGCCTTGGAGAAGGTGGTCTTTCCCGAGCCGGTCGCCCCGGAAATCAGGATGTTCTTGCGTGCTGCCACGGCGAGCTTGAAGAAGCCGTTCCAGTCGCCCGCAGCGCGGTAGGCCAGCAGGGCATCATCGACCTCGTTGGCCGCGCCGTGCGCTTTCACTTCGCTGAAGAGGCCCGAGCGGTCGAGGTCGCCAAGGTCCATCGCCGTGTTTGAGGCCTTGCGGATGGTGATCGAGACGAAGCCGCGCTCGATGGCGGGCGGGATCACGACCTGGGCACGCTCGCCGCCCGGCAGGACCGAGGAGCAGATGGGGTAGTCCTCGCTTATGTCCTGCTTGGTCAGGCCTGCAATAAGGCGGGCCAGCGTCATAAGGCTGGCGTGATCGAGCGTGGGCGCTTCATGCCACTCCCAGCCCTTGCGGGTTTCGACGCCGATCACGCCCGGCTCGTTGATGACCAGTTCGGTCACGTCCTCGCGATCGAGGAGCGGTTGCAGCGGCGCTGCATTGTGCTGGTAAATCGCAGAGACGTTTGCCATCGCTCAGCGCCGCAGCTTGAGGTCATAGACCGGGCTGAAATCGAAGTCCTTGGCGACGAAGATGGCGGCCGTATCACCCTGGTTCTTCTTCAGGATCGGCTTGATGTTCTTACTGTCCCGCAGGATCGTGTTGCCCATCTCGCTGGGCACCTGCGTCGTGTAGGTGCCTTCGTTCGCAACGGCGCGACCGGCGATGTTGGAGGCGTCCTCGAGCACGCTCATCATGAGAGCTGCGCCGAAGCGCGCCCAGAACTGCGTATCGACCCCGCCCGACATGCCCGAGCGGCCGAGCGCGTCGGCCGCTGGCGAACCAAGGTCGATCGCGACCCCACGCGGGGTGAGCGCGCGGGTCCACAGCACGAACATGCGCGCCTGGCCTTGCGTGATGCCGCCCGAATACTGCCCCAGGACCTTGGTGCCCTTGTCGAGCAGGACCACGCGGCCGTCTTCGGAATAGACATCGTGGTTGATGACGCACGAGACGAATCCGGCTTGTGTCGAGTTGATCGCGGTCTGCAAGGTGCAGGGAATGACCGTGCCGGCGCTGAGCAGGAAGTCGCGGTTCTTGATGAGCGAGGCGCGCACCGTCTCGATCTTCGCGTGCCCGAGCTGGTCGGTGAAGTCCGTCGAGCCCTTGCTGGCCGAACCCGTGCCCGTATCGCTATCCGAGGGAGGGCCAAAGCCACTGGCGCCGAAGTTGCGGGGCCGCTCTCCTGGGCCTGCGGACCCGCAGCGGCTGCGTTCCCCGTTGGCGACACCGTGGAGGCGGACGCCGTGAGGCCATTGGCCTGATAGGCCATGACCGGGGCCCGCCGCGCGGCATCGGCCATCTTCAGGCGCTCCTCATAGCGCTTCTGGGCAAGGTTTTCTCGCCACTGGCAGCCTCGCCCGTTGCAGGGACCGGGTTGCCGTTGGCATCGGTGGTCTGCTGCCCCAGGACCGGACGGCCGAAAACGTCGGTCTGAGCGCTGCCCGCTTGTCCAAGCTGACCTGCGAGGGCCGCACGCTGCGCGGCGGGTGAGGCCACCATATCATCGACGCTCTTCTGGCTGGCTTGCGCGGGCTCCTCGGCCGCCTTCGCCGACCCGCGTTGTGAAAGACGCCGTAGCCGATGATGATGCCAAGAATGGTCGCGACCAGGCCGACACCGGCCCCGACGAAGGCGACATTGCCCCAATTGGTGCCGCTGCGACCCGCGGGCGATCCGCTCTCTTCGGGAATGGAATCGGCGGGCGCGAGTTCACCGCCGCGATCAATGACGTTCTCGGCCATGTTACTGCCCCTTCACTTTGCGTTCGACGATGTTGGAGACGGTGCCCGTGCGCTCGGCGCGATCGTTGCGGGGCGGGGCCTCGTTGTAGATCGCGAGGACCGCCTTGCCCCGGCGCAGGCGCAGTTCGCGGTAGACGGCGTGGATCACCACGAAGTCGTCGCGCACGTCGTAGGGCACGATTGAGAACGGCGGAGCAATATTCGACCACGCTAGCGGCGGGATAGTCCTGCTGCGGGCGGCGTAAAAGTCGTCCACCTTGAAGCCTTTCTGCCAAGTCAGGGAGGTGTGGGGATCTACAGCGTGGAACTTTATCTTCAGGTCCGTTTGGCTTGCGCGGATGGCATGAGCCAGCGGGCGGCGGCGAAGCGTTTCAATGTGTCGCGCGACACGGTGCGCAAGATGCTGTCGTTTTCATCGCCACCGGGTTACCGGCGTCAATCTGTCCCGCAGCGTCCGAAGCTGGACGGGTTTGTGGCGATCATTGATGGATGGCTTGAAGGGGACCGCTGCGTCCCGCGCAAACAGCGCCATACGGCGAAGCGGGTATTCGACCGCTTGCGCGCCGAGCATGGTTTCACCGGCGGCTATACGATCATCAAGGATTACATCCGCGAGCGTGAGCAACGCAGCCGGGAGATGTTCGTGCCGCTGGCCCACCCGGCGGGGGATGCGCAGGCCGATTTCGGGGAAGCGCTGGTGGAGATCGGCGGGGTGCAGCAGAAGGCCTACTTCTTCGCACTCGATCTGCCGCACAGTGATGCCTGCTATGTGCGGGCCTATCCGGCGGCGGTGGCGGAGGCCTGGGTGGACGGACACGTTCATGCCTTCGCGTTCTTCGGCGCGGTGCCGCGCTCGATCGTCTATGACAACGATCGCTGCCTTGTGGCGAAGATCCTGCCAGACGGCACGCGTAAGCGTGCCACGCTGTTCAGCGCTTTCCTGTCGCATTACGTGATCCGCGACCGCTATGCCCGCCCGGGCAAGGGGAACGAGAAAGGCAATGTGGAAGGGCTGGTTGGTTACTGCCGCCGCAATTTCATGGTGCCGATCCCGAAGTTCCCGACCTGGGAGGCCTTCAACCTATGGCTGGAGGAGCAATGCCGCAAGCGCCAGCAGGACAAGGTGCGCGGACAGAGCGAGACGATCGGTGAGCGCTTGCAACGCGATCTGGCAGCCATGCAGCCTCTGCCCGCTACACCCTTCGAGGCCTGCGATCAGACGAGCGGGCGGGTCTCCTCGCAATCCCTGGTGCGCTACAGGACCAACGATTATTCGGTTCCGGTGGCCTGGGGCCATCAGGAGGTCTGGATCAGGGCCTATGTCGATGAGGTGGTGGTCGGCTGCCGCAGCGAAGTCATCGCCCGTCATCCTCGTTGTTATGCCCGCGAGGAGGTTATCTTCGACCCGCTCCACTATCTCCCGCTGATCGAGCAGAAGATCAACGCATTCGACCAGGCCGCGCCTTTGCAGGGCTGGGATTTGCCCGAAGCGTTCACGACACTGCAGCGGTTGATGGAAGGCCGCATGCACAAGCATGGCAGGCGTGAATATGTACAGGTGCTGCGCCTGTTGGAAACGTTCACCCTCGCCGATCTCCAGGCGGCGGTGGAACAGGCCATTGATCTTGGCGCCATCGGCTTCGATGCCGTCAAGCACCTCGCCCTGTGCCGGGTCGAACGCGTACCGCCCAGGCTGGACCTGGACGTCTATCCCTTCCTGCCACGCACAACGGTCGAGAAGACCTTTGCCAGAGCCTATCTGAGCCTGCTCTCCGACCAGCAGGAGGCCGCATGAGCGATCAGACCCCGGAGCTTCTTCTCGCTCACAATCTCAAGGCACTCAAGCTGCCTACGTGCCTGCGAGAGCACCACAAGCTCGCCCGGCAATGTGCCGCTGAAGGCGTCGATCATATCCGCTTCCTCGCCCGCCTTGTCGAGATGGAGATGATCGACAGGGAGCGTCGTATGGTCGAGCGGCGCATCAAGGCCGCGCGCTTCCCCGCCGTCAAAAGCCTCGACAGCTTCGACTTCACCGTCATCCCCAGGCTCAACAAGATGCAGGTGCTCGAGATGGCGCGCTGCGAGTGGATCGAGCGGCGTGAGAACGCCATCGCTCTGGGG
This window contains:
- a CDS encoding IS630 family transposase, translated to MRDGISFTVSASDRQRLDDIVSAPLSPQKHVWRARIVLLSSDGLGTSAIMAATGKSKTCVWRWQERFMHEGVDGLLRDKSRPPGKAPVLPKRVAEIVRLTQEPPPHEATHWTARAMAKAVGLAVSTVQSIWKAHGLAPHRWRSFKLSNDPAFAEKLTEIVGLYVDPPAHAVVLSIDEKSQIQALDRTQPGLPMKKGRAGTLTHDYKRHGTTTLFAALNVLDGTVIGQNMQRHRHQEFIRFLNRIEREVPKDKAIHVILDNYAAHKKDKVQEWLARHPRWTFHFTPTSSSWLNAVEGFFAKLTRRRLKHGVFHSVVELQAAINRFIREYNADNPKPFIWKANPDDIIAARNRGFQTLESIH
- a CDS encoding type IV secretory system conjugative DNA transfer family protein, translating into MIKQREQAGKPLSGACISALRDWISSSDNTFTSIRQSVTAKINLWLNPYVDAATAESDFDLRQFRDKRISLYLGVSPDDLERVAPIYNLLFQQLIDLNVRELPSADRHNVRLLLLLDEFTRLGRASVIASGFSYVAGYGIRLLPVIQNFSQLDHIYGDKVAKEISANCGVQIVMRPKEINDAKNVSERLGTYTFRAKSRSFGAWAVVAVRYRNPISAALSCSRKSCSCYPRRI
- a CDS encoding type IV secretory system conjugative DNA transfer family protein, translated to MLEAPTRAGKGVGVVIPNLLSWPDSVVVLDVKQENWDLTSGYRARQLRQKTLLFNPLDEEGRTCRYNPLGHINRRDPVEIINELQKIGAMLFPLPLTGDNFWAESARTAFLGVSAYVAVTVDDGEDALPFTIGEVYRQFAAGDARRRFPKSSSSANRPESLSLAHAFLRCATGFLRRTTPSRPFASP
- a CDS encoding Abi family protein, with protein sequence MVKRPKVAARKIDLIGYERLRIYFLSRRQLSLPDRPFVPNTTYQHILRLYECDMRLRDACFAAVGQFEILLRNAISETLSDAFGSHPYYELGAFKDAVANLSAIQTFGKVYVSSKDQRAKHYKETYSEPALPPIWTMKEFLTFGASSVIYKSLEGSLKTKIATQFGVSSDQVFTHWLDCLVDLRNMCAHHDRLFNRSFQKQPSRLRRAGIPAAPPQKLKAILECLDYLMEQRGAKISIVLKVQRIIAKFPEMRPAEAGY
- the istA gene encoding IS21 family transposase; amino-acid sequence: MELYLQVRLACADGMSQRAAAKRFNVSRDTVRKMLSFSSPPGYRRQSVPQRPKLDGFVAIIDGWLEGDRCVPRKQRHTAKRVFDRLRAEHGFTGGYTIIKDYIREREQRSREMFVPLAHPAGDAQADFGEALVEIGGVQQKAYFFALDLPHSDACYVRAYPAAVAEAWVDGHVHAFAFFGAVPRSIVYDNDRCLVAKILPDGTRKRATLFSAFLSHYVIRDRYARPGKGNEKGNVEGLVGYCRRNFMVPIPKFPTWEAFNLWLEEQCRKRQQDKVRGQSETIGERLQRDLAAMQPLPATPFEACDQTSGRVSSQSLVRYRTNDYSVPVAWGHQEVWIRAYVDEVVVGCRSEVIARHPRCYAREEVIFDPLHYLPLIEQKINAFDQAAPLQGWDLPEAFTTLQRLMEGRMHKHGRREYVQVLRLLETFTLADLQAAVEQAIDLGAIGFDAVKHLALCRVERVPPRLDLDVYPFLPRTTVEKTFARAYLSLLSDQQEAA
- the virB11 gene encoding P-type DNA transfer ATPase VirB11, giving the protein MANVSAIYQHNAAPLQPLLDREDVTELVINEPGVIGVETRKGWEWHEAPTLDHASLMTLARLIAGLTKQDISEDYPICSSVLPGGERAQVVIPPAIERGFVSITIRKASNTAMDLGDLDRSGLFSEVKAHGAANEVDDALLAYRAAGDWNGFFKLAVAARKNILISGATGSGKTTFSKALIKLIPDFERVLTIEDTRELVVPQRNRVHMMYSKDGHGLQKAGAKELLESALRMRPDRILLQELRDGTAFFYLRNVNSGHPGSITTVHANTAEGALEQLTLLVKESEGGNDLDRHDIRALLRSLVDIVVQMHRLPPSDGRPARYRMTEVWFDPAGKPHD
- a CDS encoding relaxase/mobilization nuclease domain-containing protein, which translates into the protein MPLYTSDGDVLRDGQDMRILAQDWQEWEVGGDDRRKGATSISMVLSMPAATDPEALKASALDFAREEFANRSWVAALHVDRDHPHVHLTIARRDHDGRRFHPNRDDLFRYRQRFAQKLRDRGVEANATPARARGIDPKHEPIAAKKMREKGQVPRIDKSRAERADVFRERGIPDPVKKVLADRHATVLQTYAKSITELSSSPSLADQVRAQMLSKFIETMPEPESNSERAARIGLVSSERDLSSTSDDPLALALKRSAEMTKRLREKAAREPSFSSTNLRQDRSPDGSLAERQNDLSNGNREKSAREAINRMDDLVRNARDVDREQRERNRSKDRGGPER
- the virB10 gene encoding type IV secretion system protein VirB10 → MRASLIKNRDFLLSAGTVIPCTLQTAINSTQAGFVSCVINHDVYSEDGRVVLLDKGTKVLGQYSGGITQGQARMFVLWTRALTPRGVAIDLGSPAADALGRSGMSGGVDTQFWARFGAALMMSVLEDASNIAGRAVANEGTYTTQVPSEMGNTILRDSKNIKPILKKNQGDTAAIFVAKDFDFSPVYDLKLRR